In Pseudomonas rhizosphaerae, one DNA window encodes the following:
- the csrA gene encoding carbon storage regulator CsrA: MLVLTRHVGELISIGDDVWIKVLDVRGNTVRFGIQAPKDVEVHRAEVYRRIQEKHGKHAKEVPVV, encoded by the coding sequence ATGCTGGTATTGACGCGACATGTAGGCGAGCTGATCTCGATCGGCGATGACGTCTGGATCAAGGTATTGGACGTGCGGGGCAACACCGTGCGGTTCGGCATCCAGGCCCCCAAGGACGTGGAAGTGCACCGCGCCGAGGTCTATCGGCGAATTCAGGAGAAACACGGCAAGCATGCCAAGGAGGTGCCGGTGGTGTGA
- a CDS encoding YheU family protein produces MLIPYDHLEADTLTRLIEDFVTRDGTDNGDETPLQTRVERVRHALGKKQAFIVFDPESQQCTLMLKHDIAPELFD; encoded by the coding sequence ATGCTGATTCCCTACGACCATCTCGAAGCCGATACCCTGACCCGCTTGATCGAGGACTTCGTGACCCGGGACGGGACCGACAACGGCGACGAAACACCGCTGCAGACCCGCGTCGAGCGCGTGCGTCATGCGCTGGGCAAGAAACAGGCGTTCATCGTATTCGATCCGGAAAGCCAGCAGTGCACCCTGATGCTCAAGCACGACATAGCGCCCGAGCTGTTCGACTGA